The Orcinus orca chromosome 16, mOrcOrc1.1, whole genome shotgun sequence genome includes a window with the following:
- the TP53INP2 gene encoding tumor protein p53-inducible nuclear protein 2 isoform X3 has translation MLQRLTSLFFSSPAPPEDPDCPRAFVSEEDEVDGWLIIDLAEGPGLGPARLQSSPLEDLLIEHPSMSVYVTGSTIVLEPGPPSPHPDAALPDGDLSDGELAPARREPRALHHAAPLPARATLLEKAGQARRLQRARQRAERHALSAKVVQRQNRARESRPRRPKHQGSFVYQPCQRQFNY, from the exons ATGCTCCAGCGCCTCACCAGCCTCTTCTTCAGCTCCCCGGCGCCCCCCGAGGACCCCGACTGCCCTCGAGCCTTCGTCTCCGAGGAGGATGAAGTGGATGGCTGGCTCATTATTGACCTGGCGG AAGGGCCTGGGCTCGGGCCTGCCCGCCTCCAGAGCAGCCCCCTGGAGGACCTCCTCATCGAGCACCCCAGCATGTCCGTTTACGTGACCGGCAGCACCATAGTGCTGGAGCCGGGACCTCCTTCCCCGCACCCTGACGCCGCCCTGCCAGACGGAGACCTTAGCGACGG GGAGTTGGCGCCTGCTCGCCGTGAACCCCGGGCCCTGCACCACGCCGCCCCTCTGCCGGCGCGGGCCACACTGCTGGAGAAGGCGGGCCAGGCGCGGCGCCTGCAGCGGGCCCGGCAGCGGGCCGAGCGCCACGCTCTGAGCGCCAAGGTGGTGCAACGGCAGAACCGCGCCCGCGAGAGCCGTCCGCGCCGGCCCAAGCACCAGGGCAGCTTTGTCTACCAGCCGTGCCAGCGCCAGTTCAACTACTGA
- the TP53INP2 gene encoding tumor protein p53-inducible nuclear protein 2 isoform X1: protein MVGGAACRTNDALSLPAPLCPVCVCVRVCVPPCCAPSSAWLPLPRHVDSFTAPPSPGAAPAPAGRPPPAPSLMDESWFVTPPACFTAEGPGLGPARLQSSPLEDLLIEHPSMSVYVTGSTIVLEPGPPSPHPDAALPDGDLSDGELAPARREPRALHHAAPLPARATLLEKAGQARRLQRARQRAERHALSAKVVQRQNRARESRPRRPKHQGSFVYQPCQRQFNY from the exons ATGGTGGGCGGGGCTGCGTGTCGGACTAACGATGccctttctctccctgccccattgtgtccggtgtgtgtgtgtgtgcgtgtgtgtgtccctCCCTGCTGCGCCCCCTCGTCCGCATGGCTCCCCCTCCCGCGCCACGTAGACAGCTTCACAGCTCCACCCAGCCCCGGGGCCGCCCCGGCCCCTGCGGGCCGCCCTCCGCCCGCACCCTCCTTGATGGATGAGAGCTGGTTTGTTACCCCTCCGGCCTGTTTTACTGCAGAAGGGCCTGGGCTCGGGCCTGCCCGCCTCCAGAGCAGCCCCCTGGAGGACCTCCTCATCGAGCACCCCAGCATGTCCGTTTACGTGACCGGCAGCACCATAGTGCTGGAGCCGGGACCTCCTTCCCCGCACCCTGACGCCGCCCTGCCAGACGGAGACCTTAGCGACGG GGAGTTGGCGCCTGCTCGCCGTGAACCCCGGGCCCTGCACCACGCCGCCCCTCTGCCGGCGCGGGCCACACTGCTGGAGAAGGCGGGCCAGGCGCGGCGCCTGCAGCGGGCCCGGCAGCGGGCCGAGCGCCACGCTCTGAGCGCCAAGGTGGTGCAACGGCAGAACCGCGCCCGCGAGAGCCGTCCGCGCCGGCCCAAGCACCAGGGCAGCTTTGTCTACCAGCCGTGCCAGCGCCAGTTCAACTACTGA
- the TP53INP2 gene encoding tumor protein p53-inducible nuclear protein 2 isoform X2, with translation MLQRLTSLFFSSPAPPEDPDCPRAFVSEEDEVDGWLIIDLADSFTAPPSPGAAPAPAGRPPPAPSLMDESWFVTPPACFTAEGPGLGPARLQSSPLEDLLIEHPSMSVYVTGSTIVLEPGPPSPHPDAALPDGDLSDGELAPARREPRALHHAAPLPARATLLEKAGQARRLQRARQRAERHALSAKVVQRQNRARESRPRRPKHQGSFVYQPCQRQFNY, from the exons ATGCTCCAGCGCCTCACCAGCCTCTTCTTCAGCTCCCCGGCGCCCCCCGAGGACCCCGACTGCCCTCGAGCCTTCGTCTCCGAGGAGGATGAAGTGGATGGCTGGCTCATTATTGACCTGGCGG ACAGCTTCACAGCTCCACCCAGCCCCGGGGCCGCCCCGGCCCCTGCGGGCCGCCCTCCGCCCGCACCCTCCTTGATGGATGAGAGCTGGTTTGTTACCCCTCCGGCCTGTTTTACTGCAGAAGGGCCTGGGCTCGGGCCTGCCCGCCTCCAGAGCAGCCCCCTGGAGGACCTCCTCATCGAGCACCCCAGCATGTCCGTTTACGTGACCGGCAGCACCATAGTGCTGGAGCCGGGACCTCCTTCCCCGCACCCTGACGCCGCCCTGCCAGACGGAGACCTTAGCGACGG GGAGTTGGCGCCTGCTCGCCGTGAACCCCGGGCCCTGCACCACGCCGCCCCTCTGCCGGCGCGGGCCACACTGCTGGAGAAGGCGGGCCAGGCGCGGCGCCTGCAGCGGGCCCGGCAGCGGGCCGAGCGCCACGCTCTGAGCGCCAAGGTGGTGCAACGGCAGAACCGCGCCCGCGAGAGCCGTCCGCGCCGGCCCAAGCACCAGGGCAGCTTTGTCTACCAGCCGTGCCAGCGCCAGTTCAACTACTGA